A stretch of DNA from Carassius carassius chromosome 22, fCarCar2.1, whole genome shotgun sequence:
aataacaaatgtttcttgatgctgaaaaatgctgaaaattcagtttgccatcacaggaatgaattatattttaaaatggaaaaacagatattttaaatcgtaatatgTCTTAGTATTACTTTGTCTCAAATACTTAagtcttggtgaacataagagtcttctttccaaaacattacaaaatcccATACTTATAAAATTAATAAGCAGAGTTTTGTTTGGTTAAACACATTTTGTACAGTAATTTTTGGTAAATATTTCTACTTTACTTGAAATAATTGGTCCGTTTATGCTATGGATTGTTGATTATGTCTTAAGTATGTGCTGTTGATCTTtaacctcttctcttctcttcacttCCACTGGGACAGGTCACGACCACTGGAGAACTCGCCTCAGACAGTGCTGGTCGCTGGTGGGGTGCAGTGGCTGAACCTGAACCATTTGAGGACCATTAAGCAGGTTTTAGAGAGGTAAACACGTTCCCAAATGCAACACAAAGCCAGCCTGTTCATTATTAGCTTGACTCAACCACATTTTAATGAGCAATGTTCTAATGGCAACGgcttttcttcctttttaaagTTGCTGGTTTTGTTTAATGTAGTTTGTTAAGAATCTTTCTAAGTGGCTTTGTATGTTTAACATAATTTCTTTAACTTATCTTCAAGGGAGGGTCTTGAGAAAATCATGGTGGTGGTGAAGTCTTTAGGAATGGGTTTCCATCTGCCTGTGGATGGTATTCGCTCCCTTCCACTGGTAAGAAACAAAATCTATGGGTCTGGTCTGTTGACCAGATATTCTTCATTTtcactttattcatttatttattgacatCTATAAACTTTGTCAGCCTTTTTGTCTTCTTACATTGGTTCTAGAATGGAGTGCAAGAACTTTATAATGTGAACAATAATATTCTGGAAAGTGCCAAGCATCTTGGATATGAGGTCATTGACACTCTCAGTATCACTATGGGTCGTTATAGGGAGTTCCTGCAAGGACGATGTGCCTGCCATTTCCATGAGGTACAGAGCAAAAAGATACTTGATTCTcatttatactgtacaaaatTAACACAGTTATTCACTTATGTACTTTtgctaattatatttttttagatcCACATGTCCATTTTTGATATTGAATCAGTTCTACTGTTCATATATTTGGAAAAAGATACTGCTAGAAACACTTTTCCAGCCTTCAAGCCCCATAAATCTTTTAAAAGAGAAACCATTCCTTTTTTTATCTCACCCTTAAAGTGCCTGGCGGATCAGTAAATGAGTAATTAGCAATTAGGCAGGTTTTTATTAGCCAATAAAAGGCAGGTTGGGAACAGATGTATTAGCTtgctaaagcccctttcacactgcacgtcggacccggcatattgccgggtcgccttctgtgtgaaagcaagcACGTCCctggattgattccggcattgaacccgggtcaggGACCTAgaaacattgccgggttcaacccgggacgagcgctgtgtgaacaaaagccagatctaatgccgtgtcgaagtgatgacgcgcgttatTGCCCGACTTTTTTatcggctgttttgaaggaagatcaacgttcgcgacgaaaaaatatgtgcaaactctaatgaagcagagatcagtttgttcctcactttccgcgctgacgtcgagatcgttcgcttgcttcagtgaaagtattacgtgcctaacgttttcgactcgtacattacacgtcatgccctgatgtcatgtgtcgttacgggatctttacgggttgtgtgtgaaagcaagcacATATCCAGGGTAATCACTGGCAtcgtgaaagtgcaaaatctagcgatcCGGGAACAATTgcaggaacactttacccgtgtatttgccggaatggctgtgtgaaaggggcttatgtgtGTGAAGTGGTGGTAGAAATGCCAAACCAGCTCACATATGGGACTGATATCACTGTAGAACTGGCAAAAGGCCAGCAGATTTAGACCCCGAGATGCATAACATCAGGGTCTTTTGCTAAGAGAAGttgcatgtttttttgtgtgtatatatatatatatataatatactctTTAtacttttacaatgtaattttgttgtttagTGTTCAGAGGAAACAAGCTCTTAACGTTACGTCTTTTGTAGAGCAGGGAGCTAATAAGAATTGGCAATTTAAGAGGATATAAAACTGAAATGTGATAAGAGTTAGATCcctaatttaaaaaatgtgcccCATGTCAGAGAACAGAGCCACACACAGACAGGCAATGTTATTTGCTTGCATGATTGAAATCTCATATTCCctatgcaaaatataattgagTAGCTTCAAAAGAAATCAGATGTGACTACTAAATATTTCTGTTGTTTGCAGGTCTATAAGCTTCCCTTTCCAACAGCTTCTTCCCAAAGTAAGCTAAAGATCTTAAGTGTTGGAGGAGAAAGCAGGAATCCAGCCAGTGAGCAGACAGGGCCTCAAGAGCACGAGGAACCGCCGTCTCAACCTGACGCGTCCTACCACGTAAAGGGACCAGTGAATGCGGTGTATTCTGAGATCCTTCTCAGCAGGATATGTGTGAATCACGCCGTCAAAGGGACCATTCACTAACAGTGACAAAAAGACAATTAGCGGCTGGTGAAGCTTACCTGTGCGTGtttttcaggtgtgtgtgtgtctgtgaatatGTATATGTGTTGAGAAATCGATGTAAAAGGGCTAAACTATGCACACTGAATGGTCTGGATCTATGAATCTTTGAACCATATGCTGGGTCAAAGTGGTAAATTGGAGGACGAGTTAGGTAGGTGTCTGTTTGCACATATGTGTTTCTGTATACAGCGATCCAGATGGAATAAGGGGTGTGAGGGAGGACCTCCTGAAGCCCTTCCAAAATGACTTTGGCAGCTGTGGCTTAAGGGCAGGAATTGGCTACGGTGCGACACTGTAGAAAAATAACAGAGACGGTCACACGGCCCCTACAAACAGCCTTTGCGAAAGCATTCCTACAACGCTTTTCCACAATGCTGCTACTGCTGAACCACGGGCTGAAAACGTTCCCAGTATGTTTCGTGGCTGCTGTGGAGTGCCTTTGATATCACCCTGCCTCACATTGTATAGTTTGTGGAAGTTTGGGCGACGTTTTGAAGTCTAGCTTTACACCGCCTTTCCTTCACATGCCAGGTTCACAAGTATTTATGAAGTATTTTCTATGCCAAAGGTCTTATGAAGTATATTGTATGTTATAGTATTATGATCTTATGTttctcatatatttatttttctaccaGTGTTTTCCAGCGCCTTTAATAATAATCAGTGTAAAATGTTAGAAAAGCTGTttacaaaaaagaagatatttatactgttttgatggtaaacatttttatattgttgcTGGGTTTACTCTAAATTGCTGGAATGCATGGTGTTTCATTTGTCCATAATTTGTTTAACATGAAGTGGCTTGTGGAGAAAGAAAATTAGTAGGATTTCTTTTTAATATCCCATAAAATTTATCTTCCCACCAGTTGTTAAACTGAGCTCAGAATGGGCACGAATGCAGTTTCCACTTGAACTGTAACGAATTCACATGAAACTATGAGTTGACCTGTAAATATTCTGCAGTGCGTGAATACCTCTATTTTTGATATGTCCGAATTTTAGAGTCAGTGATTTGGATGTTTCTGAAGAGCTATGCTGTGTCGCCTGTGCATGAAATGTATGATTCCAACAATCACAATGAATATCACTTATCatgaacaattaaaaaattataatttcataatttaaaacgCATTGCTTGATGTAGTTATCAAATGTTTTTGTCTTAGATTTAGTTTGATTCTACCATGTGTCAAATTTTATTGACATGCTGTGTTCACGCAAAcagatttaaatataatttatatataatttaaatctgtttgtgtgtatatatatatatatcattgataACATTGCATTTGCAGTTTATACATTTGGGATTTTTAACGtttaattgttttcattatttctAGTTCATAAGTAAAATCGAGGTCCCGTTTAGATCGAAAGGAAACCAAATAGCTATATTAAGTAACATTCTAATTCAGACACAGATTTTCAGTAATGATAAAAGATTAGTTAGAGCTCGCATTTTCACCTGGTGCTGCAGGTGACCATAGCAACGTGCTCTTCATAACGAACTTTCAGGCGGTACGTCGATGAGGAGTGAGTTGGGATCACTTTATTAATGACATTGTGTTAATGACATGTGTTAGTGTGACATAGCCTAGGCTACTACAAACTGTTGCGAACGACAATCTTCCAACAGACTGCGGCCGAAATTTAACGTAAAATGTAATAGGCCTACATTTAAACGTCCAACATATTAAGTAACGTTAGGAGTTGTAggctattacatttttttacagttattttataaAAGTCGACGTCTCTGAAAGTTAGCTATTGTTTAGTGTGAACATCGTGTGAACTAAAGTAGCCTAGGCTAGgattaattaaacaattttttttttcctttgaaatgttttactatgCCCTCTCTAAGCGTCTTTCTCTATTGTCCtgaattttattttcatcttggTTTCAAAATATTCGTTAAACGCGAAGTTAAATCTGCTCTGTTAGATACTCAAGTCCTTTTTATCCTTAACACGGTTCTTTCAACCTCACAAAATTTCTAGTGAGCTGCTGAAATGACTGATTCTTTCTGCTCATCAGTCGCACTCGCTTTGTACTCTCTCACCGGCCTCCAAGCCAAGATCTGTTTGTCCAATCAGTGCTGAGAACGGTCTCatcttatgaatattaatgacaTGTTCGACCAATCACGATGTGGGAGGGCTTCACAGGAGAGCGTTTTGTTGCGCGTTTTCCAATAGCAGCATATAACTGTTCGTGTCTATTTGAGTTTGGACTGATGGGGAAGGTGACTTGTTGGTGGTTGGACGCCCGCGACTTAATGGATACATAAAAGAAACATTTGTGAATTTAAAAGCCCCGTTTGTGGATTAATGTTACATAAACTAGATATTAGATGCAGTGGACCGGTATGAATCGTCTTTGTCCAAACATACAGTTCGGGACTTGTTAAATGAATTGGACATGGATAAAACCGGTTATGGGAGACATGCAACTTACCATTTATTCTTTCTGTGGCTCACAGTTTGCCCTCTTTGCTCTCAGGGAAGTTGGATGTAAGTATTATAAGTGCTATGTTGTTTTACTGTCAATTAatgtttgaataaaatgtttgaaaattgtCTCCTTTTCCTCGGGCCTGGTTATGGCATTTCAATCCAGGCCGACAGGAGAGGAGAACCGCTTCTGATATTTGTGTCACACTACTCCGCATCACAGGTGGTTGGGCATCACATCTGTAGGAGTGCCCGAGAAGTTGGGTTGCGCGCATTTGCCCCTGTCGCACAAGCAGAAGGAGCTGTGCGCGCGCAAACCGCACCTTTTGCCGAGCATTAAAGAGGGCGCGCGCCTGGGCATCAGCGAGTGCCAAACgcagttcaaacacgaacgctgGAACTGCTCGACCCGACGGGACCCGAACGTGTTCGGCTACGAGCTCACCAGTGGTACGCATGCAATGTATCATACTGAAACAGGCCTAATTTGAATGTGCTTTAACTGAATAATCCtgatttttgattaattttattaatgaaagttagtAGTAAAGTTTGACTAACGCGATCAAATAATCACGAGACACAAAATATTAAGATGGTACTAATTCTGTCAAAtagtttttattgaaaaaataaaataaattaatgtaattttaagtgATATTTATCGAATTTTGATTCAaagaaaccaaaaaaataaaaaggttaaatTATTTCTTTGGTGTGCATTAGTCTCATGGGATTTCACCTTAGTAATTATGGTAATATTATGTCTAAAGgcagaaaacaattatttcaaatatgCATGTGGTTATTGGACACattaacaaaaataatcagtAGCCTATTTTTACTTGTCATGAAAAAATTCTGTATGTATTCTGTAATATATAGTACTGAGAGATCATCACTTTGTAATTGCTTaaataatctaaatgtttttcttAATTGACTGTCAATCCTATTTTTGACCCCTTAATGACCCTTTTGATTTGAAATGTTTATGAAAAAGTTGATTTGATTTTGGAAACTGCTGTGACATCTGTTTTGGGTTAACCATCTCTATACTAAATTTGCTATGGTCTTTATCTGGCTCTGAATGTAATGCATGCAGGATTAGAGTGATtacaaaacaaagagaaaaactgaaatggtagAACTTGTTGCTGGATTTTTGTGAATCCATTCCTAAAAAAGTTTCTCTTCCAGAGCAGTTCAATTCCAAGATCAAGTTGATGCAAGGGGGACAATAATTTGATTTAGGTCTGATTTCATGCAGCCACAACCAgggtttaaagtaattttatatatatctcgatattggGTCTATGCTCCAAAAATGCACCATTTAGATTTACTTTCAGAAATGAAACTGAAATGtttattattctattctattctattctattctattctattctattctattaaatTCTATTCTTCCTGTTATTTAGGCTTCTTGCTTTAAATGTTTAGGTCACCTCTCTTGAAAGTAATAGCaaagagaaaaaagtaaaaaaaaatcataggcaGATATTTTtgagaaatcaaatttaaagttaaaacattatcaACTAAATTTTATCAAAATGAGtcttataatttaaatgtaatttgatatAAGCTATTACAGTACGCTTTATAGAAACTACATGCATTAATTGATCATGACTAGATGCCCAATTAAAATTTAAGCTGCATAAAGTGATTTTGAAAAgtgataaatgtatattaattattttaaataatatttaatcagaAACTCCGAAATGCACAGAACCATTTACTTAATGTATTAAAtggtcactttaaaaaaaaaaatcttttcagTTAGAAGGATGTTAATAATTTTTAGATCATCTGTTCTCACAATAAGAAAGAAATTCCTTAGCCATaaatgttttgcttattttataGTTTGATATCAGTGTTTCTCTGTATGAATGTAGATAACATTCCCAGACTCTGATATTGCTGCCCTGAGACCCTTCTCACAAATGTCCTTCTGTGAATCTTATATTCCCATAATTTTTGGTTGTTTCAACATTTCTAACTAAACTTGCAACGGCTAATTGCTTgaattctctttttttgttttttaagggacGAAAGAGACAGCGTTTATCTACGCAGTCATGGCTGCCGGCCTGGTTCATGCAGTCACTCGCTCTTGCAGTGCAGGAAATATGACAGAGTGTTCGTGTGATATGAGCCTGTTGGGCAGCGGTTCGCCCACGGAGGGGTGGCACTGGGGTGGGTGCTCCGATGACATTGGCTTTGGGACTTCATTCAGCCGTCGCTTTGTTGAAAATTTGGTAAAGAACACATCAGCCC
This window harbors:
- the LOC132098808 gene encoding protein Wnt-16-like translates to MDKTGYGRHATYHLFFLWLTVCPLCSQGSWMWLGITSVGVPEKLGCAHLPLSHKQKELCARKPHLLPSIKEGARLGISECQTQFKHERWNCSTRRDPNVFGYELTSGTKETAFIYAVMAAGLVHAVTRSCSAGNMTECSCDMSLLGSGSPTEGWHWGGCSDDIGFGTSFSRRFVENLVKNTSARVEDTLFTMNQHNSEAGRQAVAKTMLTDCRCHGVSGSCAVKTCWRTMAAFARVGAYLKERYENSVQVVDRSKRKVRRKDKDNRHMPIGKEELIFFNKSPSYCLEDRRLGVMGTRGRRCNRTSAGPDGCNLLCCGRGYNTHVVRHVERCECKFVWCCYVRCSRCETMNDMHTCK